A genome region from Halomarina salina includes the following:
- a CDS encoding Cdc6/Cdc18 family protein, protein MIRDARVLRAGFVPREVEHREAEVNHLSSVLEPITNGEPADTAIVTGPSGTGKTCISKFVTERLREEVLDVETTYVNCWRNYTRFRTLYQILDALGATIDIHRQSTPHDELVDRLQQHDGPRTVIILDEVDQLEDPSVIYDLHSLPQFAIICIANKEEELFSRVDDRLVSRLRSSEHVRMDKYHDEQLYDILSARAKWGLDEDVITDDQLYRIADAAAGDARLAIGILRTAAGKADRENHERITDDILLDAAEDARAQIKQKSIDSLTPHQRIVYDIVREHGPLGPGEIHDHYTDEVDDPRTKRTVRSYLSKMAQYNLLEAEGTSRDREYAIIESPPAATTT, encoded by the coding sequence ATGATCCGCGATGCTCGCGTTCTCCGCGCCGGGTTCGTCCCTCGGGAAGTTGAGCATCGCGAGGCCGAAGTCAACCACCTCTCCAGTGTTCTCGAGCCCATCACGAACGGAGAACCAGCCGACACAGCTATCGTCACCGGACCCAGCGGAACGGGGAAGACCTGTATCTCGAAATTCGTCACGGAACGACTTCGGGAAGAAGTTCTCGACGTCGAGACCACCTACGTCAACTGCTGGCGCAACTACACGCGGTTCCGCACGCTTTACCAGATCCTCGACGCCCTCGGCGCGACCATCGACATCCACCGGCAGTCGACGCCGCATGACGAACTCGTCGACCGCCTCCAGCAGCACGACGGCCCGCGAACGGTCATCATCCTCGACGAGGTCGACCAGCTCGAAGACCCCAGCGTCATTTACGACCTCCACAGCCTCCCGCAGTTCGCGATCATCTGCATCGCGAACAAGGAAGAGGAGCTGTTCAGCCGCGTCGACGACCGCCTCGTGAGCCGACTGCGCTCCAGCGAGCACGTCCGGATGGACAAGTACCACGACGAGCAGCTGTACGACATCCTGAGTGCTCGGGCAAAGTGGGGGCTCGACGAGGACGTCATCACCGACGACCAGCTCTACCGGATCGCCGACGCGGCCGCCGGCGACGCCCGCCTCGCAATCGGCATCCTTCGTACGGCCGCCGGCAAAGCAGATCGCGAGAACCACGAGCGCATCACCGACGACATTCTCCTGGACGCCGCCGAGGATGCTCGGGCCCAGATCAAGCAGAAGAGCATCGATTCACTCACGCCACACCAGCGCATCGTCTACGACATCGTTCGTGAGCACGGCCCGCTCGGCCCAGGCGAGATTCATGACCACTATACGGACGAGGTGGACGATCCCCGGACGAAACGGACCGTCCGGTCCTATCTCTCCAAAATGGCTCAGTACAACCTCCTCGAGGCCGAGGGCACGAGCCGGGATCGAGAATACGCGATCATTGAGTCACCGCCAGCTGCAACAACCACTTAA
- a CDS encoding SMODS domain-containing nucleotidyltransferase: MTTLPTLFETFLSKIRPQDEHNDAYKEGHETLRDHLQSDDDIDEFYIADFLQGSYRRWTALRPQEDEKSDVDVVFVSDLSSNLDTDVALGKCEPFLDEHYEGQWEPNAHSYKIEEEEVEIDLVLTAAPSEATRDVVKSLGSLDVGTALSPDDLSSVAEALNMSADGDDEWKDEPLKIPHRDENEWENTHPLATIAFTVNKNDITDGHYVNVVKAIKWWRRTKTPDVEGPTSYPLEHIVGQCCPDDIDSVAEGVTRTLEELTRRFKTDALAEETPVLPAHGLPENPENDVLKQIDGDDFAAFYDEAEDAAELARTALDEEDKETAREYWYQLFGEQFPPFGSDDDTDDGGEKAMSVGSSSQVEDPSDHQFAKSDS, translated from the coding sequence ATGACCACACTCCCCACACTGTTCGAGACCTTCCTGTCAAAGATCCGCCCGCAGGACGAGCACAATGATGCCTACAAGGAGGGCCACGAGACCCTCCGCGATCACTTGCAGAGTGACGATGACATCGACGAGTTCTACATTGCAGACTTTCTACAGGGGAGCTATCGTCGGTGGACGGCACTCAGACCGCAGGAAGACGAGAAATCCGACGTTGACGTGGTCTTTGTCTCTGATCTCAGCAGTAATCTCGATACCGATGTTGCGCTAGGAAAATGCGAGCCGTTCCTGGATGAACACTATGAGGGACAGTGGGAACCAAATGCGCACTCCTACAAAATCGAGGAAGAGGAGGTGGAGATCGATCTGGTCTTGACAGCGGCACCCAGCGAGGCAACACGCGACGTCGTCAAATCGCTGGGTTCACTGGACGTGGGAACAGCCCTGAGTCCGGACGACCTTTCAAGCGTGGCGGAGGCCCTCAATATGTCGGCAGATGGCGACGACGAGTGGAAGGACGAACCGCTCAAAATCCCACATCGAGATGAGAACGAGTGGGAAAATACCCATCCCCTTGCAACTATCGCCTTCACCGTTAATAAGAACGATATCACGGATGGTCACTACGTGAACGTCGTCAAGGCCATCAAATGGTGGCGGCGAACAAAGACACCCGACGTCGAAGGGCCGACAAGCTATCCCCTCGAACACATCGTCGGCCAGTGCTGTCCTGATGATATCGACAGCGTCGCTGAAGGCGTAACAAGGACGCTCGAAGAACTCACACGGCGGTTCAAGACCGACGCATTGGCTGAGGAAACCCCCGTCTTGCCTGCTCACGGGCTCCCGGAAAACCCCGAGAATGACGTCCTCAAACAAATCGACGGGGACGATTTCGCGGCGTTCTACGATGAGGCAGAGGATGCCGCAGAGCTCGCGCGAACAGCGCTGGATGAGGAGGACAAAGAAACAGCGAGGGAGTACTGGTACCAGCTCTTCGGTGAGCAATTCCCTCCGTTCGGAAGTGACGACGACACTGACGATGGAGGAGAGAAAGCGATGTCAGTGGGGTCGTCCTCACAGGTAGAGGATCCATCTGACCACCAGTTCGCCAAGTCGGACAGCTGA
- a CDS encoding ThiF family adenylyltransferase — MPPHEITEAIAAIAERDGVTVLKNPYRDDSNGRWIVKIRLCPDDLVPHPDVPRETDWYVHLRDTYPAGSIGIYPADQEGNTITATFPHQKLNVAGSNDTAWRRGDICVARYGHTLSQTGATGEPSTSRDRLCWHIDRALRWVSNAAKGELREPDEPFEIPAFDTNSASAPTIAFNETQESFSDWRTAYGQWGTVNLRSLPTAEETYATVTFKDSDDEVVYQPQWGGYIDSNPDDSVSGAWALLEEVPIEPPWEAPETWEQLDVFFEGTETDPYELRANIKPVLDDEPVKVLLIGFPIPATVGGDPEIIYWQPIEIKEFKDPNDLSGGFRDTGKGPEIAERREAGEEQIRWLDSDNWSHEQLTRRGHMTEWFLDRNIVLIGAGALGSMVAENLVRAGCKQLTLVDNDTYEIGNVARHTLTIDEVGRNKATAIADRLESIAPYAQVFDVDSAFPPSGELPEPIREAEVVIDCTASRGVRRALDAIRWNHPVVFCSAAMGRRANQLFCFTAYSHTFPYRDYNEAFDPWRLQEQIEWDEDEDAIPERVGCWHPASVIRTDRVMTWAGTVTRLLDQATALSLRENHFTVLETGSDDELPTISQATPPYQDGTIWRAPESPITVQIPATCLEAMYDRCRKEHPCETGGILAGTDRLDGPALVVNARDPPRDSIQEPTRFLRGTDKVEEWLKDARESIGIDYLGEWHYHPGASPNLSRDDRTAMNEIANDDGYDCPHPLLFIVGQDEEGQFSINAYLFHDSKEYEQLERIDNPDAASTLNVGDDI, encoded by the coding sequence ATGCCTCCCCACGAAATTACAGAAGCCATCGCAGCTATTGCCGAACGAGACGGAGTCACCGTCCTCAAAAACCCATATCGAGACGATAGCAACGGACGGTGGATCGTTAAAATCCGACTGTGTCCCGACGACTTAGTACCCCATCCGGACGTGCCACGCGAGACGGACTGGTATGTCCATCTACGGGATACATACCCCGCCGGTTCAATTGGGATCTACCCTGCGGATCAAGAAGGGAACACCATTACCGCCACATTCCCCCACCAGAAGCTGAACGTGGCTGGGAGCAACGATACTGCATGGCGAAGAGGCGATATCTGTGTTGCTCGGTATGGGCACACCCTCAGTCAAACGGGAGCCACCGGCGAACCCAGCACAAGCCGTGATCGACTCTGTTGGCATATAGACCGAGCATTGCGGTGGGTAAGTAATGCTGCGAAGGGGGAACTCCGGGAACCAGACGAACCGTTTGAAATCCCGGCCTTCGATACGAACTCGGCTTCGGCCCCGACCATCGCATTCAACGAGACGCAGGAGTCGTTCTCAGATTGGAGGACGGCGTATGGACAGTGGGGGACAGTCAATCTCCGCTCGTTGCCAACTGCTGAAGAGACATACGCGACTGTTACGTTCAAAGATAGCGACGATGAAGTCGTCTATCAGCCACAATGGGGCGGATATATCGATTCGAATCCTGATGACTCTGTTTCCGGAGCGTGGGCACTGTTAGAAGAGGTGCCGATTGAACCCCCGTGGGAGGCCCCAGAGACGTGGGAACAGTTAGACGTATTTTTCGAGGGTACCGAGACCGACCCGTACGAACTACGGGCGAATATTAAGCCCGTCTTAGACGATGAGCCGGTCAAGGTCCTTCTAATTGGATTCCCCATCCCAGCAACGGTTGGCGGCGACCCCGAGATCATCTATTGGCAACCAATCGAAATAAAAGAGTTCAAAGATCCGAATGACCTCTCCGGCGGATTTCGAGATACTGGAAAGGGGCCTGAGATAGCCGAACGGCGGGAAGCCGGAGAGGAACAGATTCGGTGGCTGGACTCGGACAACTGGTCGCATGAGCAGCTCACCAGACGCGGGCATATGACAGAGTGGTTTCTAGATCGCAACATCGTACTCATCGGAGCGGGAGCGCTCGGCAGTATGGTTGCTGAGAACCTCGTTCGAGCCGGCTGTAAACAGCTTACCCTCGTCGACAATGATACGTATGAGATCGGCAACGTGGCTCGTCACACACTAACAATCGATGAGGTGGGGCGAAACAAGGCGACAGCAATCGCGGACCGGCTCGAATCCATTGCACCGTACGCCCAGGTCTTTGATGTGGATAGCGCCTTTCCACCGAGCGGTGAGTTGCCGGAGCCAATTAGAGAAGCGGAGGTAGTAATTGACTGTACCGCGTCACGGGGAGTTCGTCGCGCTCTGGATGCGATTAGATGGAATCACCCGGTCGTGTTTTGCTCCGCTGCGATGGGTCGGCGAGCGAACCAGTTGTTCTGCTTCACAGCTTACTCACATACGTTTCCGTACAGAGATTACAACGAAGCGTTCGATCCATGGCGGTTGCAAGAACAGATCGAATGGGACGAAGACGAGGATGCCATCCCCGAACGAGTGGGCTGCTGGCACCCAGCATCAGTTATCCGAACGGACCGGGTGATGACGTGGGCTGGGACAGTGACACGGCTTCTTGATCAGGCGACGGCATTGAGTCTGCGCGAGAATCACTTCACCGTACTCGAGACCGGTAGTGACGACGAGCTGCCGACTATTTCACAGGCCACACCTCCCTACCAGGACGGAACAATATGGCGAGCGCCGGAATCACCAATCACCGTACAGATTCCGGCCACGTGTCTTGAAGCGATGTATGATCGCTGCCGAAAGGAACATCCATGTGAAACGGGCGGGATTCTGGCTGGTACCGACCGTCTCGATGGACCAGCACTGGTGGTTAATGCCCGAGACCCACCGCGGGACTCCATTCAAGAACCAACTCGATTCCTCCGAGGAACCGACAAAGTCGAGGAGTGGCTCAAAGACGCCAGAGAGAGCATCGGCATCGACTATCTCGGGGAATGGCACTACCATCCCGGCGCATCACCCAATCTCAGTCGGGACGATCGAACTGCGATGAATGAAATCGCCAACGACGACGGCTACGACTGTCCGCATCCGCTCCTCTTCATCGTTGGTCAGGACGAAGAGGGTCAGTTCTCGATTAACGCCTATCTATTCCACGATAGTAAGGAATACGAGCAGTTAGAACGGATTGACAACCCAGATGCTGCTTCAACTCTCAACGTCGGTGACGATATATGA
- a CDS encoding SAVED domain-containing protein: MTDPTGRVFLSYKHEQTNVANFLQTELERHGVPIWRDIFDLKPEPLRDEIIDQLENPETASGIALVSEGVADSDIILNDELPGFNKRWDGDDEFFVVVVPCPDVSVGEAKSILNEAPILHDFSAWKMLPLEETTADKATEIVQTVLSERIERIDGYLPDGEPLECSLDTYESPAHDIDPAIAIDWSRSFEHGPPSQEVWNQRLLPALTTVTDCLIQNTSGRPLRFRGRTHLPAAFAVGYCLPTTRRIQATWMQPTDPAGMTEWALDIDEEESGLEGELQRQPNHGSELAVLVNIAADVQPEIDQMHNNLPDFNGVLRLTPEDGPDVELSPAQAAHAADVFRTKVRDAIKELPNTSTIHLFIAGPMGLAFLFGRNSNTLRPIQTYLYSKDEGRYYPAGRLQDQSLSDCSGTASEEQ, translated from the coding sequence ATGACTGATCCAACTGGCCGTGTATTTCTCAGCTATAAGCACGAACAGACGAACGTCGCCAACTTCCTGCAAACGGAACTGGAGCGACACGGGGTGCCGATTTGGCGGGATATCTTCGATTTGAAGCCGGAGCCACTCAGAGACGAAATCATCGACCAGTTGGAGAACCCGGAAACGGCCAGTGGTATTGCGCTCGTCAGTGAGGGCGTAGCCGACTCCGACATCATTCTTAACGACGAGTTGCCGGGATTCAACAAGCGCTGGGACGGGGATGATGAGTTTTTCGTGGTCGTTGTGCCATGTCCCGATGTCAGCGTTGGAGAAGCCAAATCGATACTCAACGAGGCACCGATCCTCCACGACTTTTCCGCCTGGAAAATGCTCCCCCTGGAGGAGACCACGGCTGACAAAGCTACAGAGATCGTCCAGACCGTCTTATCAGAGCGGATCGAGCGGATAGATGGGTATTTACCGGACGGTGAGCCTCTCGAATGTTCACTTGACACCTACGAATCGCCGGCTCACGACATCGATCCAGCGATTGCTATTGACTGGTCAAGATCGTTCGAACATGGCCCACCATCCCAAGAAGTATGGAACCAGCGTCTACTCCCGGCCTTAACCACGGTGACGGACTGCCTCATTCAAAACACATCGGGGCGTCCCCTCCGCTTCCGTGGCCGAACGCATCTTCCCGCTGCGTTTGCGGTCGGTTACTGTCTCCCAACCACACGTCGTATCCAAGCAACGTGGATGCAACCCACCGACCCTGCCGGGATGACAGAATGGGCACTCGATATCGACGAAGAGGAAAGCGGGTTAGAAGGAGAGCTCCAGCGACAACCGAATCACGGATCCGAGCTTGCGGTGCTCGTCAACATCGCGGCCGATGTGCAACCGGAGATAGACCAGATGCATAACAACCTTCCGGATTTCAACGGTGTGCTCAGATTGACACCGGAAGATGGGCCTGATGTGGAATTGTCCCCGGCACAGGCAGCCCATGCTGCAGATGTTTTCCGTACCAAGGTACGAGACGCGATCAAAGAACTGCCAAATACATCGACCATTCATCTCTTCATAGCTGGCCCGATGGGGCTCGCCTTTCTCTTCGGGCGAAACTCAAACACTCTTAGACCGATCCAGACCTACCTCTATAGCAAAGACGAGGGTCGGTACTATCCTGCTGGTCGATTACAGGATCAGTCACTCTCAGACTGCTCAGGCACCGCCTCAGAAGAGCAATAG
- a CDS encoding Cdc6/Cdc18 family protein produces the protein MDELQSESVETVFENKDLVRPDTIIDEDRIVGRDDQLKTVITNLKPALQGQGIPDMLLTGPSGTGKSLIIHAVCKKIVELSEAQGMRFGVFSINCEGPGTTSRAVYRLIQEATMNIEDEPGVPESGVSTDQKLERLWEIMREHYDGVIFVLDEIDMLDGPYSEPEYNSLLYQLSRARDLGRFDGPVSVTAITNYVDFMSDLNSRANSSFNPDEIFFEDYDATQLRHILRNREDAFKQEALASDVVPLVAAFGSQTHGDARKAIDLLRWSGELADKQGDERVLETHVRTAQERYDSDRKLRHIGGLSTQKKLCIFAVAATDYYSTAGVDWIPAGPSYSLYQYVCDILDADFYGRETFVNHVTEQATYGILEFDRRGRGRGKGIHMHFDLAEDPESIMERILEDDRFAELEREEEMMRSVAKSQMNSFLN, from the coding sequence ATGGATGAACTCCAATCCGAATCTGTCGAAACTGTCTTCGAGAATAAGGATCTGGTTCGCCCCGACACCATCATCGACGAAGATCGAATCGTTGGTCGCGATGACCAGCTGAAGACCGTCATCACGAATCTAAAGCCCGCACTCCAGGGTCAGGGGATTCCGGATATGTTGTTGACCGGACCGTCTGGAACCGGGAAGTCGCTGATTATCCACGCGGTCTGTAAGAAAATCGTCGAGCTGAGCGAGGCTCAGGGAATGCGGTTCGGTGTGTTTTCGATAAATTGTGAGGGACCTGGCACCACCAGTCGCGCTGTCTATCGTCTGATCCAGGAAGCGACGATGAATATCGAGGATGAACCTGGTGTTCCCGAGAGTGGTGTCTCGACAGACCAGAAACTCGAGCGCCTCTGGGAAATTATGCGCGAGCACTACGATGGCGTCATCTTTGTTCTCGACGAGATCGACATGCTCGATGGTCCATACTCTGAACCAGAGTACAATTCGCTTCTCTACCAGTTGTCGCGGGCTCGCGATCTCGGTCGCTTCGACGGCCCCGTCTCTGTTACCGCGATAACCAACTACGTCGATTTCATGTCTGATCTCAACAGCCGAGCAAACAGCTCGTTCAACCCTGACGAGATTTTCTTCGAGGATTACGACGCGACGCAGCTCCGACATATCCTCCGAAACCGCGAAGACGCATTCAAACAAGAAGCTCTCGCGAGTGACGTCGTTCCGCTCGTGGCTGCGTTCGGCTCGCAAACCCATGGTGATGCACGGAAGGCTATTGACCTGCTTCGGTGGTCCGGCGAATTAGCCGATAAGCAGGGGGACGAACGGGTGTTGGAAACCCACGTCCGGACCGCCCAAGAGCGATACGACTCTGACCGGAAACTGCGCCACATCGGGGGGCTGTCGACGCAGAAGAAACTCTGTATCTTCGCCGTCGCTGCAACGGACTATTATTCAACTGCTGGTGTCGACTGGATTCCAGCCGGTCCTTCCTACAGCCTCTATCAGTACGTCTGCGACATCCTGGATGCCGATTTCTACGGACGAGAGACCTTCGTCAATCACGTCACCGAACAAGCGACCTACGGTATCCTCGAGTTCGACCGACGTGGTCGGGGGAGGGGCAAGGGTATCCACATGCACTTCGATCTCGCTGAAGACCCCGAGTCGATCATGGAACGGATACTGGAAGACGACCGTTTCGCAGAGTTAGAGCGCGAAGAAGAAATGATGCGATCGGTCGCCAAGTCGCAGATGAACTCGTTCCTGAACTAG
- a CDS encoding HNH endonuclease yields MHAHHRQSLRGGGWHHLGNLVTVCQYCHDGIHGHPTGSGYGVGGFNGLRVLRAAGRAFLRGIRWVLR; encoded by the coding sequence TTGCACGCTCACCACCGGCAGTCTCTTCGTGGCGGTGGCTGGCATCATCTCGGGAACTTGGTGACGGTCTGCCAGTACTGCCACGATGGGATTCACGGTCACCCGACGGGGAGTGGCTACGGTGTGGGTGGGTTCAACGGGCTGCGCGTCCTTCGAGCGGCCGGTCGAGCCTTCCTGCGAGGCATCCGGTGGGTGCTGCGATGA
- a CDS encoding DNA-binding protein, with protein MAAADTTPQQTDVPTREVAKRVFAAELNTATYTFKTSQDERAPVYVALPTGERANRICIAGTVTDIEDVGESAEYLRARVVDPTGTFWVYAGEYQTDALKQLKKVQAPEFVTIVGKPRTYKTDDGSVNVSVVPEDVGVIHLETRNAWVYETAARTLERVHSAQETSPKVAALAREQYGHDGSSFAHVAAFALQDLLNVSGHDAVSGTSLDEEAFEKRLLEVESEDSAESSGDDVDDAADLESESLSPEELGKQLGDPSGVDSESG; from the coding sequence ATGGCAGCAGCAGACACCACCCCCCAGCAGACGGACGTACCGACTCGCGAAGTCGCCAAGCGCGTCTTCGCCGCAGAGCTGAATACCGCGACCTACACGTTCAAAACCTCACAAGATGAGCGCGCCCCGGTCTACGTTGCGCTCCCGACGGGCGAGCGGGCCAACCGCATCTGTATCGCGGGCACGGTCACGGATATCGAAGACGTCGGAGAGAGCGCAGAGTACCTCCGCGCTCGCGTCGTCGACCCGACCGGGACGTTCTGGGTGTACGCTGGCGAGTATCAGACAGACGCGCTCAAGCAACTCAAGAAGGTCCAGGCGCCGGAGTTCGTCACGATCGTCGGCAAGCCACGGACCTACAAGACTGACGACGGGTCGGTGAACGTCTCGGTTGTTCCCGAAGACGTCGGCGTGATCCACCTAGAGACGCGGAACGCGTGGGTGTACGAAACAGCGGCGCGGACTCTCGAGCGCGTTCACTCTGCGCAGGAGACGTCTCCGAAAGTAGCAGCACTTGCCCGCGAACAGTACGGCCACGATGGGTCGTCGTTCGCGCACGTCGCGGCGTTCGCCCTCCAGGACCTCCTCAATGTGAGCGGTCACGACGCGGTGAGCGGGACGAGTCTCGACGAAGAGGCGTTCGAGAAGCGTCTGCTTGAAGTCGAGTCTGAGGACTCGGCCGAATCCTCCGGCGACGACGTCGACGACGCTGCGGATCTCGAGAGCGAGTCGCTGTCACCGGAGGAGCTGGGGAAGCAACTCGGTGACCCATCCGGCGTCGACAGCGAATCCGGCTAG
- a CDS encoding replication factor A (Replication protein A protects and stabilize the intermediate ssDNA that is generated by the unwinding action of a DNA helicase at the replication fork. In addition, SSBs prevent the formation of secondary structures by single-stranded template DNA.), giving the protein MNTLHEDAQLLHEQVAPHLSDDQTDEYDVDALETLFDAYVNTYRVPRSAAFDSVRNHVLKEADVDTEAFWASLRGGDQGTTEEPLPLAECTTDGAWVTVRAKIVELWDPREDSIHQVGLVGDESGRMKFVAWTKSKPPVLEEDTTYTFKDVVVDEYDGNYSLKINSRSEIIEHARDSPEAIGTVGTMTTAYEGVFVAIQSQSGLIKRCTDPECTRVIQQGECSEHGPNEGEFDLRIKGVLDDGESVQECLFTAGMTEVVTGIDLETAMEMASDSLNLTVVERRLTEMLIGRRFTVEGPLLGRYLLVDEATDSSNRAFAQGYHDAVDDLLSEYGYDGPGLTAENIEDLPQTYDAPVAAGGN; this is encoded by the coding sequence ATGAACACCCTCCATGAAGATGCCCAACTACTCCACGAGCAGGTGGCTCCCCACCTCTCGGACGACCAGACAGATGAGTACGACGTCGACGCTCTCGAGACGCTTTTCGACGCCTACGTGAACACGTATCGAGTGCCGAGAAGCGCGGCCTTCGACAGCGTCCGTAACCACGTCCTCAAAGAGGCGGATGTGGATACGGAAGCGTTCTGGGCCTCACTCCGAGGCGGCGACCAGGGAACGACCGAGGAACCGCTTCCGCTCGCTGAATGCACCACCGACGGCGCATGGGTGACGGTGCGAGCGAAAATCGTCGAACTCTGGGACCCCCGTGAGGACTCAATCCACCAGGTTGGTCTCGTCGGTGACGAGAGCGGCCGGATGAAGTTCGTCGCGTGGACGAAATCGAAGCCCCCAGTCCTTGAGGAGGACACGACGTACACGTTCAAGGACGTCGTCGTCGACGAGTACGACGGCAATTACTCGCTGAAGATTAATTCGCGGAGTGAAATCATCGAGCACGCGAGGGACAGTCCCGAGGCCATCGGCACGGTCGGGACGATGACGACCGCCTATGAGGGTGTGTTCGTTGCGATACAGAGTCAGTCGGGCCTCATCAAGCGATGCACAGATCCGGAGTGTACGCGGGTGATTCAGCAGGGCGAGTGTAGCGAGCACGGCCCGAACGAGGGTGAGTTCGACCTCCGAATCAAGGGCGTCCTCGACGATGGGGAGTCCGTTCAGGAGTGTCTGTTCACCGCTGGAATGACGGAAGTCGTGACGGGCATTGACCTGGAGACGGCGATGGAGATGGCGTCGGACTCGCTCAACCTCACTGTGGTTGAGCGGCGACTGACCGAGATGCTCATCGGCCGCCGATTCACGGTCGAGGGGCCGCTTCTCGGTCGGTATCTCCTCGTCGACGAGGCGACGGATTCATCGAACCGGGCGTTCGCTCAGGGCTACCACGATGCGGTTGATGACTTGCTTTCTGAGTACGGCTATGATGGGCCGGGCCTGACGGCCGAGAACATCGAGGATCTCCCGCAGACCTATGACGCGCCGGTCGCGGCGGGAGGGAACTAA